AGGATGCCGTGAAGGCGGCTTGCGTGCTCGCGCAGTCGCCCGCTGCCGCTTCGCTACCGGGCTATCGCACCAATGCCGTGCAGCCGCGCGTCATCACCGAGCCGGCCAAGCACGACACCGACGACCCGGCGATCTGGATCAACCGGGCCGACCTTGCGAAGAGTCTCGTGATCGGCACCGACAAGAACTCCGACGGCGCGCTGCTCGCCTACGACCTGGCCGGAAAGATCGTTCACCGCGTGACCGGTTTGAAGCGGCCGAACAATGTGGACCTCGCTACCGGTTTCCCGCTCGGCGGCCGGCGGGTGGATATCGCGGTCGTCACCGAGCGCGAGCAGAAGCGCCTGCGCGTGTTCACGCTGCCCGATCTTGCCGCCGTTGATCGCGGCGACCTCGTCGTGTTCAACGGCGACCCCGAGCGCGCGCCGATGGGCGTGGCCCTTTACCAGCGCCCGCGCGACGGTGCGATCTTCGCTATCGTCGGCGGCAAGTCCGGCCCCGCCGAGGGCTACCTCGCGCAATACCGGCTCGAGGACGACGGCACGGGCCAGATCAAGATGACGCTTGTGCGGCAATTCGGCGCCTACAGCGGCCGGGCCGAGATCGAGGCCATCGGCGTGGATGCCGAGCTGGGCTACGTTTATTACTCCGACGAGACTTTCGGCGTGCGCAAATACGCCGCCGACCCCGACGCACCCGATGCCAACCGAGAGCTCGCGCTCTTCGGCACAACCGGCTTCGCGTCCGACCACGAGGGCATCTCGATCTACCCGAAGTCCGGAGGGCAAGGCTACGTGCTCGTGTCCGACCAGCAGGCCTACCGTTTCCAGATCTTCCCTCGCGCCGGCACGCCCGGCAAGCCGCACGATCACCCGATGCTGGCGGCCGTGGAAGTGGCCGCCATCCAGAGCGACGGCAGCGACGTCACACCGGTTGAACTGCCGGGGTTTCCGGGCGGGCTCTTTGTGGCCATGACCGAGGGCAAAGTCTTCCACTTCTACGCTTGGGCCGACCTGGCCAAGGCGGCGGGGTTGGAGTGAGGAGGTTGGGCCAGTCTTTGACTGGCCATTGCTCCCGCATACTGAGGTGGCTGATCGGAGACCGGCCCTACGCCCAACGCTGCATTTGCGGGCTTTCAAAAAGGCCGCGGACGCCTAGGTTCGCGGGATGAAACGTTTTTCTCCGCTGCTCGCCCTGGCGCTTTGTCTGACCCTCCTGAGCTTGCCGCTGCTGGCGCAGTCGGCCGCCAAGCCCGAGGCGAAGGCCGTCAAGACACCGGGCCTCGAGCTCGCGGCGCTGGCCACGCAGGTGACCGGCATTGCGATTTCCCCACTTCTCGGCGTGAGCGCCGTCGGAGCCTACCAGTATTTCCAGGCGGACACGCCCGAGAAGAAGGCCAATCTGCCGTGGTTCGCGAACCCGGCGTTCTGGGCGGTCGGCATTCTCGCCGTGGGCGCGGTGGCGGCCAAGGACGCGGCGGGCGCAGCATTGCCGCCCGGCTGGAAGAAGCCGCTCGATATTCTCGAAACCATCGAGAACAAGGCCAGCGGGCTCGTGGCCGCGGGCGCGGTGATTCCCTCGCTGGTCACCTTTGGCTCGAAGCTCATCATGGAATCGTCTGGGCTCGGTGACACGGTGGTGATCCACACCGGTGGACTGGCCATGCTGCCGGTGGCCGCGTTCGACGTCAGCTGGCT
This DNA window, taken from Oleiharenicola lentus, encodes the following:
- a CDS encoding phytase, producing MNKFFSLLVALAGLLSAVCAQTGPVAFRADLPAGTACTIDARQLHPTQFSHGWREVVHKQAKMDAMSPTELKAYLIKKDVPVVIGPGGVPYLTDGHHTLRSLIESKHADKTAYGHILANWSDLAPAEFWARMQANNYAYLKDGQGRPQPASALPASLLAMQRDPWRGLAWGVMETHGFHERKDVFFQEFRWADYFRDKVAWDEADDEAFEDAVKAACVLAQSPAAASLPGYRTNAVQPRVITEPAKHDTDDPAIWINRADLAKSLVIGTDKNSDGALLAYDLAGKIVHRVTGLKRPNNVDLATGFPLGGRRVDIAVVTEREQKRLRVFTLPDLAAVDRGDLVVFNGDPERAPMGVALYQRPRDGAIFAIVGGKSGPAEGYLAQYRLEDDGTGQIKMTLVRQFGAYSGRAEIEAIGVDAELGYVYYSDETFGVRKYAADPDAPDANRELALFGTTGFASDHEGISIYPKSGGQGYVLVSDQQAYRFQIFPRAGTPGKPHDHPMLAAVEVAAIQSDGSDVTPVELPGFPGGLFVAMTEGKVFHFYAWADLAKAAGLE